One Pseudomonas sp. MH9.2 DNA segment encodes these proteins:
- the pcaR gene encoding pca regulon transcriptional regulator PcaR, with amino-acid sequence MNDQLRNSFASLAPPIVASPAKRIQALTGDPDFMTSLARGLAVIHAFQERKRQLTIAQISHRTEIPRAAVRRCLHTLIKLGYATSDGRTYSLLPKVLTLGHAYLSSTPLAISAQPYLDRMSDQLHEACNMATLEGDDILYIARSATTQRLISVDLSVGGRLPAYCTSMGRILLAALDDVSLGEYLDHVDLQPKTSRTLSTPEDLLECLQQVRQQGWCIVDQELEQGLRSIAVPVYDASGQVLAALNVSTSAGRVARSELEQRFLPIMLDASRDLSTQLFT; translated from the coding sequence ATGAACGATCAACTGCGCAACTCATTTGCCTCGCTGGCGCCGCCGATTGTGGCGTCACCGGCCAAGCGGATTCAGGCGCTGACCGGCGACCCGGATTTCATGACGTCCCTGGCCAGAGGTTTGGCGGTGATCCATGCCTTTCAGGAGCGTAAGCGTCAATTGACGATTGCCCAGATCAGCCATCGCACGGAAATCCCCCGCGCGGCGGTACGCCGTTGCCTGCATACGTTGATCAAGCTGGGCTACGCCACCAGTGATGGCCGGACCTACTCGCTGTTGCCTAAAGTGCTGACGTTGGGGCATGCCTATCTATCATCGACGCCGCTTGCGATCTCGGCCCAGCCTTATCTGGACCGCATGAGCGATCAATTGCATGAGGCCTGCAACATGGCGACCCTCGAAGGCGACGATATTCTGTATATAGCCCGCTCGGCCACGACCCAGCGATTGATCTCGGTGGACCTCTCGGTGGGCGGACGGTTACCCGCCTATTGCACGTCCATGGGGCGCATTCTGTTGGCTGCGCTGGACGATGTTTCGCTCGGTGAATACCTCGATCACGTCGACCTGCAACCTAAAACCAGTCGCACGTTATCGACACCCGAGGACTTGTTGGAATGCCTGCAGCAGGTTCGCCAGCAGGGCTGGTGCATCGTTGACCAGGAACTCGAGCAAGGCCTGCGCTCGATTGCCGTCCCTGTATATGACGCCTCCGGCCAAGTGTTGGCCGCACTCAACGTCAGCACCAGCGCTGGACGCGTGGCCCGCAGTGAATTGGAGCAACGCTTTCTGCCAATCATGCTCGATGCCAGCCGCGATTTGAGTACACAGCTATTTACCTGA